Proteins co-encoded in one Rhopalosiphum maidis isolate BTI-1 chromosome 2, ASM367621v3, whole genome shotgun sequence genomic window:
- the LOC113554690 gene encoding inositol-3-phosphate synthase, whose product MSTSACNKSTGSVDNIIHVESPNVQYSKEYIESTIEYPINYAISEKDKIVIKPTITKLKIRTKRIVPKTGLMLVGLGGNNGSTLVAGIIANKYGYTWETKSGVKSPNWFGSITQSSTIRVGMDSTGKDVYVPLKNLVPMINPNDIEIDGWDISCKDLGQAMKRSEVLDIDLQKKLMKKMSEIIPRPSIYIPEFIAANQSTRADNVIKMEKKSEALDQIRTDIRDFKKCKELDQVIVIWTANTERFSEEIEGLNDTSDNLLRSICKNESEISPSTLFAVASILEGCTYINGSPSNTFVKGVVELAEKWCVHIAGDDFKSGQTKLKSVLVDFLVTAGIKPVSIVSYNHLGNNDGYNLSAPQQFRSKEISKSNVVDDMVKSNNIIYKPNETPDHCVVIKYVPYVKDSKRALDEYTSEIFMNGTNTLVIHNTCEDSLLAAPLILDLFILADVFNRIEIGSDKSDYTPLHPLFTALSYLLKAPVVPKGAPVINSLFRQRACIENILRACLGLPAENNMSLEHMLPAKVFVDFEKDQKKQTCKTCQN is encoded by the exons ATGTCGACATCTGCTTGCAACAAGAGTACGGGAAGCGTAGACAATATCATCCATGTGGAAAGCCCGAATGTCCAATACAGCAAAGAATACATCGAGTCCACCATCGAGTATCCTATCAACTATGCCATAAGCGAAAAGGATAAGATCGTg attAAGCCTACCATTACAAAACTCAAGATTCGAACAAAGAGAATAGTGCCAAAAACTGGATTAATGTTGGTTGGTTTAGGTGGCAATAATGGTTCTACTTTGGTGGCAGGTATTATTGCAAATAAATATGGCTATACATGGGAAACAAAGTCAGGTGTTAAGTCTCCAAATTGGTTTGGTTCAATAACTCAATCATCAACAATACGTGTTGGAATGGATTCAACTGGCAAAGATGTTTATGTACCGTTAAAAAACTTAGTACCTATGATAAACCCCAATGACATAGAGATTGACGGTTGGGACATTTCATGCAAGGACCTAGGTCAAGCTATGAAAAGATCagaa gtgTTAGATATcgatttgcaaaaaaaattaatgaaaaaaatgtccgAAATTATTCCAAGACCGTCAATTTATATACCTGAATTCATAGCAGCTAATCAATCAACTCGAGCAGATAATGTAATAAAGATGGAAAAAAAGTCAGAAGCATTAGATCAAATTAGAACAGATATTAGAGATTTTAAGAAATGTAAAGAATTGGATCAGGTGATTGTAATATGGACTGCCAATACAGAACGTTTTAGTGAAGAAATTGAAGGACTTAATGATACATCGGATAATCTTTTAAGATCAATTTGCAAGAATGAATCAGAAATATCTCCATCTACTTTATTTGCTGTTGCTTCTATTTTAGAAGga tgtacttatataaatggATCACCATCAAACACTTTTGTTAAAGGTGTAGTAGAATTAGCTGAAAAATGGTGTGTACATATCGCTGGGGATGATTTCAAATCAGggcaaacaaaattaaagtctGTACTAGTAGACTTTCTAGTGACTGCTGGTATTAAACCAGTATCCATTGTAAGCTATAACCATTTGGGAAACAATGATGGTTATAATTTGTCAGCACCTCAACAATTCCGTTCAAAAGAGATCTCTAAAAGCAATGTAGTGGATGACATGGTTAAAtcgaataacattatttacaaaCCAAATGAGACACCAGATCACTGTGTAGTTATTAAGTATGTGCCATATGTGAAAGATTCCAAAAGGGCATTGGATGAGTACACATCAGAAATATTCATGAATGGAACAAATACATTAGTCATACATAACACATGTGAAGATTCGTTATTGGCAGCTCCtcttatattagatttatttatattagcagATGTTTTTAACAGAATTGAAATTGGATCAGATAAATCAGATTACACACCTTTACATCCATTATTTACTGCTCTGTCGTACTTACTTAAAGCTCCTGTTGTACCAAAag GAGCTCCAGTAATAAATTCTCTCTTTCGCCAAAGAGCATGTATTGAAAACATACTCAGAGCATGTTTGGGATTACCTGCTGAAAATAACATGTCGTTGGAACACATGTTACCAGCTAAGGTGTTTGTAGATTTTGAAAAAGATCAGAAAAAACAAACTTGTAAAACATGtcaaaattag
- the LOC113554688 gene encoding rho GTPase-activating protein 12-like codes for MDISDTKVRVLYDFEYKTRENKCVSIKEGEKLLLLKKTNDDWWQVIRSSGQPFYVPATFVKEIPRAPSRPSLSKGEEKIKVEKPQVLKRTIFEKPLTPSYENIPLENTTILTVNDLVVDNVISDIKRVDIQNENNILSPVLNRKNKTVVTVNQENSGYCQVNIKKCDIKEQLSLQLSSSLEELAQEIELKSLPLNKNTLTYEPSKVQNLLENIRKPAVISVQNLKVNEKPDGNNVQIPKNKLCYTGSFKTKHERDKWAKNIMTNENIIEENKPDDEESIMISDSVLSKSISTPDAHSTSADLTGGSTDSLLDGDSLGITDSDQDSLRMHGSRKRTSLARNRRVDSYSKRYPIRNSSPPILDITQGHGETFERTWSSPKHRIVDEDKISRHSSAGTINSGSQSQSSSPLAELDEEYEPNDNAPPLKTKIKPISETPVGWIMQADPTSGLPCFVNQSTGAKWLSSKDFKGRSYYYEENSKESSWTLPETNNSNASNASPSSLKLDLEDSSSSLKSNKSNSEKDDSSDIKSPSSSTVSVPKNWPQLWDGHMCVLKEGPLNRTKITENGKRLRKNWTISHVILTELFLLFFKDAKSFVAMKNGSGRPELCVDLNGALVYPADKVSSRKNVYVISTVLGTQVLFQNECNVQAQSWLYAIQAVISNLPCNFDRCPRFPNARTNDLLDTEKKNKLNRNKSLKLKAKDGGSMEDLTSNVERQTKIKNRLRKFFHRRPTMESLVKKGIWKDENAFGCFLEHVVGTDQPRIPAFVQRCVAAIEISEDNLKTDGLYRASGNLSQVQKIRLQVDQNNLSVIDQEEDVHVLTGALKLFFRELKEPLIPYHAFRKAISAGTSHSRKDKLLHFRDITKSLPGPNYDTLKFLLIHLLKVTSYKEFNRMHIPNLAIVFGPTLMWPEIESTNMAIDLMQQNMVIEALLVDFDNIFK; via the exons ATGGATATTTCCGACACTAAGGTTAGGGTTCTCTATGACTTTGAGTACAAGACTAGAGAAAACAAATGTGTATCAATCAAAGAAGGCGAGAAACtacttttgttgaaaaaaactaatgatGACTGGTGGCAAGTTATACGCAGTTCAGGCCAGCCCTTTTATGTTCCAGCTACCTTTGTTAAAGAAATTCCACGAGCACCGAGCAGGCCAAGTTTATCCAAAGGCGAGGAGAAAATTAAAGTAGAAAAACCACAAGTGCTTAAACgtactatttttgaaaaacctttAACTCCGTCCTATGAAAACATTCCTTTAGAAAATACAACCATTTTAACTGTCAATGACTTGGTTGTTGATAATGTGATTAGTGATATTAAACGAGTTGATATTCAAaatgagaataatatattgtcaccAGTgttaaatcgaaaaaataaaacagttgtTACAGTTAACCAAGAAAATTCTGGCTATTgccaagtaaatattaaaaaatgcgaTATTAAAGAGCAACTTTCACTACAATTGTCCAGCTCTTTAGAAGAACTTGCTCAAGAAATTGAGCTAAAATCGTTACCtttgaacaaaaatacattaacttACGAGCCTTCTAAAGTACAGAACTTACTAGAAAACATTCGTAAACCTGCTGTAATAtcagttcaaaatttaaaagtcaatGAGAAACCTgatggtaataatgtacaaattcctaaaaataaactttgttATACTGGTagctttaaaacaaaacatgaaCGTGACAAATGGGCTAAAAACATAATgactaatgaaaatattattgaagaaaacAAACCAGATGATGAAGAATCAATAATGATTAGTGATTCtgttttatcaaaatcaatatCTACACCTGATGCGCATAGTACTAGTGCAGATCTCACTGGTGGATCCACAGATAGTCTGTTAGATGGTGATTCATTGGGTATAACTGATAGTGATCAAGATTCATTGAGGATGCATGGATCTAGAAAACGAACATCTTTAGCCAGAAATCGTAGa gtggATTCTTATTCTAAAAGATATCCAATACGAAATTCTTCACCAccaatattagatattactcAAGGCCATGGTGAGACATTTGAACGTACCTGGTCTTCGCCTAAACATCGTATAGTTGAT gaAGATAAGATAAGTCGACATAGTAGTGCTGGAACAATTAATTCGGGTAGTCAAAGTCAAAGTTCATCTCCATTAGCTGAATTGGATGAAGAATATGAACCCAATGATAATGCTCCaccattaaaaacaaaaattaaacctaTTAGTGAGACACCTGTGGGATGGATAATGCAAGCTGATCCAACCTCTGGATTACCATGTTTTGTAAATCAGTCAACTGGAgcaaag tgGCTTTCGTCAAAAGATTTTAAAGGTCGTTCTTATTACTATGAAGAAAATAGTAAAGAATCTTCTTGGACATTGCCTGAGACAAATAATAGCAATGCATCTAATGCTAGCCCATCGTCTCTTAAATTAGATTTAGAAGATTCTTCTTCATCTTTGAAATCAAACAAAAGTAATAGCGAAAAAGATGATTCTTCAGACATCAA aagcCCATCCTCGTCTACAGTAAGTGTTCCTAAGAATTGGCCCCAATTATGGGATGGACATATG tgtgTATTGAAAGAGGGCCCTTTAAATCGAACAAAAATTACTGAAAATGGAAAAAGACTTCGAAAAAATTGGACAATATCACATGTAATACTTACTGAATTGTTTTTGCTTTTCTTCAAAGATGCTAAATCTTTCGTAGCAatg aaaaatggtAGTGGACGACCAGAACTTTGTGTAGATTTGAATGGTGCTCTTGTGTATCCAGCCGACAAGGTATCTAgtcgtaaaaatgtttatgttatcAGTACTGTTTTAGGAACTCAGGTATTGTTCCAAAATGAATGTAACGTCCAAGCCCAGTCATGGCTCTACGCAATACAGGCAGTTATTTCAAATCta ccaTGCAACTTTGACAGATGTCCTCGTTTTCCAAATGCACGTACTAACGACTTACTtgatactgaaaaaaaaaacaaactgaATAGAAACAAATCCCTTAAAT taaAAGCAAAAGATGGAGGCAGTATGGAAGATTTGACATCTAATGTAGAACGccagacaaaaataaaaaaccgtcTACGGAAATTTTTTCACCGAAGACCTACAATGGAATCGCTTGTCAAAAAAGGAATTTGGAAAG atgagAATGCATTTGGTTGTTTCTTAGAACATGTGGTTGGTACAGACCAACCACGCATCCCAGCTTTTGTGCAACGTTGTGTGGCAGCTATTGAGATCAGTGAAGATAATTTAAAGACCGATGGCTTATACCGTGCTTCAGGTAATTTATCTCAGGTGCAAAAGATAAGATTGCAAGTTGACCAAAATAATCTTTCGGTGATTGACCAAGAAGAAGACGTTCATGTTCTAACTGGTGCTCTCAAGCTATTTTTCAGAGAACTCAAAGAACCTCTTATACCCTATCATGCTTTCCGCAAAGCTATTTCAGCTGGCA CAAGTCATAGTCGTAAAGACAAGTTATTGCATTTTCGTGACATCACAAAATCGTTACCTGGACCAAATTATGACACGctaaaatttttacttatacacttattaaa aGTAACAAGTTACAAAGAGTTCAATCGGATGCACATTCCAAATTTAGCTATTGTTTTTGGACCAACTCTCATGTGGCCAGAAATTGAATCAACAAATATGGCAATTGACCTGATGCAACAGAATATGGTGATAGAAGCACTTTTAGTCgactttgataatatattcaaataa
- the LOC113554942 gene encoding pre-mRNA-splicing regulator female-lethal(2)D-like isoform X1 gives MVEENRTDFGQVDIVDDDNMVRLPRQRIVDMYKNAMSRVRVLEAKANEATICIRCNLLCDKRERTDQDFRKLVLREKCLLRKLTIKEQEIQEYAAQLTAMRNSIQSNSISSLKCSLQDPAVNLLIQRLRQDLCATKIRLEETQSELNAWKFTPDSNTGKRLMAKCRLLYQENEELGKVVNSGRVAKLEGELALQKNLSEEVKKSQSELDEFLQDLDEDVEGMQSTIYFLQNELQKYKTSVQSTDNSANKETNPKSIVNGNKKDDVSATVMSVKSKTEIPTQLVKNLPKPDNKSSKHNKPKESKQLTDGQSIIAKVKKIRPVIAEGTVQSEQSPKVHKSKHKSDGSKNEDKRKKSEKRSHSKGEVVHKKSKSELPKNIEVKTPVEVANGLPNGS, from the exons ATGGTCGAAGAAAATCGAACAGATTTTGGACAAGTGGACATCGTTGATGATGACAATATGGTCCGGTTGCCGCGACAGCGTATTGTCGATATGTATAAAAACGCTATGTCGCGCGTTCGCGTTTTAGAAGCAAAGGCGAACGAAG CTACAATATGTATTAGATGTAACCTTTTGTGTGACAAGAGAGAGCGGACAGACCAAGATTTTCGTAAATTAGTTTTAcgagaaaaatgtttattaagaaaattgaCTATTAAAGAACAAGAAATACAAGAATATGCT gcaCAATTGACAGCCATGCGAAATTCTATTCAAAGCAATTCAATATCCTCACTAAAATGTTCATTACAAGATCCAGCAGTAAATCTTTTGATTCAAAGATTACGACAAGACCTTTGTGCAACAAAAATTAGATTGGAAGAAACTCAAAGCGAATTGAATGCCTGGAAATTTACACCAGATAG TAATACTGGAAAAAGATTGATGGCAAAATGTCGTTTACTGTACCAGGAAAATGAAGAACTTGGTAAAGTAGTAAATAGCGGCCGAGTAGCTAAGCTTGAAGGTGAATTAGCATTGCAAAAAAACTTGAGTGAAGAAGTTAAAAAATCACAGTCAG aattggATGAATTTTTACAAGACTTGGATGAAGATGTTGAAGGAATGCAAAGTACAATATACTTCTTACAGAATGAACTTCAGAAGTATAAAACTTCTGTTCAAAGTACTGACAATTCTGCAAACAAAGAAACTAATCCAAAATCTATTGTTAACGGTAATAAAAAAGATGATGTTAGTGCAACTGTGATGTctgtaaaatcaaaaactgaAATACCAACTCAATTGGTCAAAAACCTGCCAAAACCTGATAATAAGTCAAGTAAACACAATAAACCAAAAGAATCTAAGCAATTAACTGATGGTCAAAGTATTATtgctaaagtaaaaaaaatacgaccaGTAATAGCAGAAGGTACAGTCCAAAGTGAGCAATCCCCTAAAGTACATAAAAGTAAACACAAATCAGATGGAAGTAAAAATGAAGATAAACGAAAAAAGTCTGAAAAAAGGTCCCATAGCAAAGGTGAAGTAGTACataaaaagtcaaaaagtGAGCTTcccaaaaatattgaagtgaAGACTCCCGTAGAAGTAGCTAATGGACTACCCAATGgttcataa
- the LOC113551335 gene encoding phenylalanine--tRNA ligase beta subunit-like, with product MPTVNIKRDLLFEALGTTYTDEEFDNLCISYGLELDEVTSEKQMVSKEQSESKSEGASDDTIYRIDIPANRYDLLCLEGLVDALLVFQNKMELPRYKVIQSKKPLKVLVKPNTKQIRPYVVAAVLRDVTFNPARYASFIDLQDKLHQNICRKRSLVAIGTHDLDTIQGPFTYDALPPEDIKFKALNQTEVHSAAKLMDIYSTHAQLKQYLSIIKDSSVYPVITDSSGIVLSMPPIINGHHSRITLETKNVFIECTATDLKKANIVLDTVLCMFSKYCLNKYTAERCEVVYPDGLVKLYPELKYRKETVNRKKVNSYLGISENLDSLSSALSSMCLKSNVLKESDMVVVEVPPTRHDIIHACDLYEDVAIAYGYNNIPKTLPKTTTVGSQLPINNLSDKIRNEIAYCGFNEVLTFSLCSKDDVSTKLRKPFDTQRTVCISNPKTLEFQVARTNILSGLLKTTSANKKMPLPMKLFEVTDVVFKDVTSEVGARNERHICAIYYGKTPGFEIVHGLMDRIMQMLNIKFSAESGNTYQIKAANDETYFPGRCAQIIYKENVIGLMGVLHPEVITAYELTMPCSAFEINLEPFL from the exons ATGCCGACAGTCAATATTAAAAGGGATCTGCTTTTTGAGGCTCTTGGAACGActtaca CCGATGAAGAGTTTGACAACTTGTGCATTTCGTATGGATTGGAGCTTGACGAGGTG ACCTCGGAAAAGCAAATGGTCTCCAAAGAACAAAGCGAGTCTAAATCTGAAGGTGCTTCTGATGATACAATTTATAGAATTGACATACCAGCCAAccgttatgatttattatgctTAGAAGGATTAGTGGATGCTTTACTTGTATtccaaaataa gaTGGAATTACCTCGTTATAAAGTCATTCAGtcaaaaaaaccattaaaagtACTTGTTAAACCAAAT actAAACAAATTCGGCCTTATGTCGTCGCAGCCGTGTTAAGAGATGTTACTTTTAATCCAGCGAGATATGCCAGTTTCATAGACTTGCAAGACAAACTGCATCAGAATATTTGTAGAAAGCGTTCACTTGTTGCTATTGGTACCCATGATTTAGATACAATTCAAGGACCGTTCACATATGATGCTTTACCGCCAGAAGATATCAAATTCAAAGCATTGAATCAAACAGAAGTTCATAGTGCTGCAAAACTAATGGATATTTATTca ACACATGCTCAATTGAAACAATATTTGAGTATAATTAAAGATAGCAGCGTGTATCCAGTCATTACAGATAGTAGTGGAATAGTACTATCAATGCCTCCGATAATTAATGGTCATCATTCTAGGATTACTTTAGAAACCAAAAATGTCTTTATTGAGTGTACAGCAACTGATTTAAAGAAA gCCAATATTGTTTTGGACACAGTTTTATGTATGTTCAGTAAATACTGTTTAAATAAGTACACAGCAGAAAGGTGTGAAGTTGTATACCCAGATGGATTGGTAAAATTGTACCCAGAATTGAAATATCGCAAAGAAACAGTGAATCGGAAGAAAGTGAATTCATATTTAGGGAtcag TGAAAATTTAGATAGCCTATCATCTGCCTTATCGTCCATGTGTTTGAAATCAAATGTATTGAAAGAATCAGATATGGTTGTTGTTGAAGTGCCACCAACTAGACATGATATTATTCATGCATGTGACTTATATGAAGATGTAGCTATTGCCTAtggttataacaatataccaaAAACATTACCAAAAACAACTACGGTAGGCTCTCAATTGCCTATAAATAACCTGTCTGATAAGATCAGAAATGAAATAGCTTATTGTGGTTTTAATGAAGTATTAACGTTCTCTTTA tgTTCTAAAGATGATGTGTCAACAAAACTCCGAAAACCATTTGATACTCAACGTACTGTATGCATAAGTAACCCAAAAACATTGGAATTTCAAGTAGCacgtactaatattttatcaggGCTCTTGAAAACTACCtcagctaataaaaaaatgcctctacctatgaaattatttgaagTAACAGATGTGGTATTTAAAGATGTCACCAGTG AAGTGGGGGCTCGTAATGAAAGACATATTTGTGccatatattatggtaaaactCCAGGATTTGAAATTGTCCATGGCCTTATGGACCGAATAATGCAaatgttaaacataaaattttctGCTGAAAGTGGCAATACCTACCAAATTAAAGCTGCTAAtg atgAGACTTATTTCCCTGGTCGTTGtgcacaaataatatataaagagaATGTCATTGGATTGATGGGTGTTTTGCATCCTGAAGTGATTACTGCCTATGAACTAACCATGCCATGTTCAGCATTTGAAATAAATCTCGAaccatttttgtaa
- the LOC113554691 gene encoding dynactin subunit 5: MELQDTFYSKSEYVETTTGNKVSRQAQIYGSQNIILNGKVILQSGVMIRGDLASVKMGRYCFVGRGSVVRPPCKKFSGGFTYFALQIGDHVHIGEQSVIQAAIIGSYVHIGKNVVIGKRCILKDCCMIGDNTVLAPDTVVPSFTHYSGSPGMQIGQLPVCTQDLSTDYTKSFYDHFVPSIDNL; this comes from the exons ATGGAACTCCAAGACACGTTCTATAGTAAATCCGAATACGTAGAAACG ACGACTGGCAATAAAGTTAGCCGTCAAGCCCAAATTTATGGctctcaaaatattattctgaacGGCAAAGTCATACTGCAATCTGGCGTGATGATACGAGGTGATCTAGCTAGCGTTAAAATGGGCCGATATTGTTTTGTGGGCCGAGGTTCAGTTGTAAGGCCACCATGCAAAAAATTCAGTGGAGG atttacTTATTTTGCTCTTCAAATTGGAGATCATGTACACATTGGTGAACAAAGTGTCATTCAAGCCGCTATTATTGGATCTTATGTACACATtggaaaaaatgttgttatt ggtaaAAGATGTATACTTAAAGACTGCTGTATGATTGGAGATAACACAGTACTTGCACCTGATACTGTAGTTCCTTCGTTTACACATTATTCTGGTTCTCCAGGTATGCAAATTGGTCAATTACCTGTTTGTACTCAAGATCTGTCAACTGATTATACCAAATCGTTTTATGATCACTTTGTTCCatctattgataatttatag
- the LOC113554942 gene encoding pre-mRNA-splicing regulator female-lethal(2)D-like isoform X2 yields MILLLFVTDCKLSFFLQTVGILPFKATICIRCNLLCDKRERTDQDFRKLVLREKCLLRKLTIKEQEIQEYAAQLTAMRNSIQSNSISSLKCSLQDPAVNLLIQRLRQDLCATKIRLEETQSELNAWKFTPDSNTGKRLMAKCRLLYQENEELGKVVNSGRVAKLEGELALQKNLSEEVKKSQSELDEFLQDLDEDVEGMQSTIYFLQNELQKYKTSVQSTDNSANKETNPKSIVNGNKKDDVSATVMSVKSKTEIPTQLVKNLPKPDNKSSKHNKPKESKQLTDGQSIIAKVKKIRPVIAEGTVQSEQSPKVHKSKHKSDGSKNEDKRKKSEKRSHSKGEVVHKKSKSELPKNIEVKTPVEVANGLPNGS; encoded by the exons atgattttgttgttattcGTCACTGACTGCAAATTAAGCTTTTTCCTTCAGACAGTGGGTATTTTACCTTTTAAAG CTACAATATGTATTAGATGTAACCTTTTGTGTGACAAGAGAGAGCGGACAGACCAAGATTTTCGTAAATTAGTTTTAcgagaaaaatgtttattaagaaaattgaCTATTAAAGAACAAGAAATACAAGAATATGCT gcaCAATTGACAGCCATGCGAAATTCTATTCAAAGCAATTCAATATCCTCACTAAAATGTTCATTACAAGATCCAGCAGTAAATCTTTTGATTCAAAGATTACGACAAGACCTTTGTGCAACAAAAATTAGATTGGAAGAAACTCAAAGCGAATTGAATGCCTGGAAATTTACACCAGATAG TAATACTGGAAAAAGATTGATGGCAAAATGTCGTTTACTGTACCAGGAAAATGAAGAACTTGGTAAAGTAGTAAATAGCGGCCGAGTAGCTAAGCTTGAAGGTGAATTAGCATTGCAAAAAAACTTGAGTGAAGAAGTTAAAAAATCACAGTCAG aattggATGAATTTTTACAAGACTTGGATGAAGATGTTGAAGGAATGCAAAGTACAATATACTTCTTACAGAATGAACTTCAGAAGTATAAAACTTCTGTTCAAAGTACTGACAATTCTGCAAACAAAGAAACTAATCCAAAATCTATTGTTAACGGTAATAAAAAAGATGATGTTAGTGCAACTGTGATGTctgtaaaatcaaaaactgaAATACCAACTCAATTGGTCAAAAACCTGCCAAAACCTGATAATAAGTCAAGTAAACACAATAAACCAAAAGAATCTAAGCAATTAACTGATGGTCAAAGTATTATtgctaaagtaaaaaaaatacgaccaGTAATAGCAGAAGGTACAGTCCAAAGTGAGCAATCCCCTAAAGTACATAAAAGTAAACACAAATCAGATGGAAGTAAAAATGAAGATAAACGAAAAAAGTCTGAAAAAAGGTCCCATAGCAAAGGTGAAGTAGTACataaaaagtcaaaaagtGAGCTTcccaaaaatattgaagtgaAGACTCCCGTAGAAGTAGCTAATGGACTACCCAATGgttcataa